In Brevibacillus brevis, a genomic segment contains:
- a CDS encoding histidine kinase, with amino-acid sequence MISFEGFTLLILLFILAPIIGAIALLFLFIFEKRIDLLENKNVKIELEKELQQALYNQLNQQIQPHFLFNTLNVILSLARLNRTRELIRALEVLSQFLKFKYKSTEPLISLRREIHYTEQYLEIQKLRFGSRLTVHLDCAEELLAACIPPFVLQTLVENAFKHGLERKMGEAILQIGLSQQDDVVRLDVIDNGSSVLEEDSPERDFVIHPQEESGHGLDNIRRRLHLCFGDHARLKLTPAEGSGTHVIVEWPRVICDSYEMR; translated from the coding sequence ATGATAAGCTTTGAAGGGTTTACGTTGCTCATCCTGCTTTTCATTTTGGCTCCTATCATAGGAGCTATTGCTTTATTGTTCCTGTTTATTTTCGAGAAGCGGATCGACCTCTTGGAAAACAAAAACGTGAAGATCGAGCTGGAAAAGGAGCTGCAGCAAGCCTTGTACAACCAGCTGAATCAGCAAATCCAGCCCCACTTCCTGTTCAATACGCTGAACGTGATTCTCAGTCTGGCCAGGCTCAATCGGACTCGCGAGCTGATCCGCGCGCTTGAAGTGTTGTCGCAGTTTCTCAAATTCAAGTACAAATCGACGGAGCCGCTTATCTCGCTGCGCCGGGAGATCCACTACACCGAGCAATACCTGGAGATCCAGAAGCTGCGTTTCGGGAGCAGGCTCACCGTCCACCTGGACTGCGCCGAAGAACTGCTCGCCGCCTGCATTCCGCCATTCGTCCTGCAGACGCTGGTGGAAAACGCGTTCAAGCACGGTCTGGAGCGAAAGATGGGAGAAGCCATTCTGCAAATCGGTCTGAGCCAGCAAGACGATGTCGTGCGGCTGGATGTCATTGACAACGGCTCGTCCGTCCTGGAAGAAGATTCGCCTGAACGGGATTTCGTCATCCATCCCCAGGAGGAGAGCGGCCACGGGCTGGACAACATCCGCCGGCGGCTCCATCTCTGTTTTGGGGACCATGCCCGGCTCAAGCTGACTCCCGCTGAAGGCAGCGGGACGCATGTCATCGTGGAGTGGCCGCGTGTCATTTGTGACTCCTATGAAATGAGGTGA
- a CDS encoding dipeptide ABC transporter ATP-binding protein, with product MSGLIRQAKKPLLQVSNLKQHFPIKGGILGRTVNHVKAVDDISFTIYEGETLSIVGESGCGKSTTGRAILRLDEPTAGSVLFEGKDLLALSKSQMRGMRKDLQVIFQDPFASLNPRQSVAQILGEALAIQNVVPASRRRERIIELLGYVGLRPDQIDRFPHEFSGGQRQRIGIARALAMQPKLIICDEAVSALDVSIQAQVLNLLKSLQRQFKLTYLFISHDLGVVRHISDRIMVMYLGKIVEIADKKSLFDSPQHPYTQALLSAIPVPDVNRKQERIILRGDVPSPINPPQGCRFHTRCPYAVERCKTEAPALTSLHESHQVACHLVQ from the coding sequence ATGAGTGGACTCATTCGACAAGCAAAAAAACCGCTGCTCCAGGTAAGCAACCTGAAACAGCACTTTCCGATCAAAGGCGGCATTTTGGGCCGGACCGTCAATCACGTAAAAGCGGTAGACGACATCAGCTTCACCATTTACGAGGGGGAGACGCTCAGCATCGTGGGAGAGTCCGGGTGCGGCAAATCCACTACCGGACGCGCCATCCTGCGGCTGGACGAACCGACCGCCGGCTCCGTGCTGTTCGAAGGCAAAGATCTGCTCGCGCTGAGCAAATCGCAAATGCGCGGGATGCGCAAGGATTTGCAGGTCATTTTTCAGGATCCTTTCGCCTCGCTCAATCCCCGGCAATCGGTAGCACAGATTCTCGGAGAGGCCTTGGCGATCCAGAATGTGGTACCGGCCAGCCGGCGCCGCGAACGCATCATCGAGCTGCTCGGCTACGTCGGACTGCGGCCGGATCAGATCGACCGCTTCCCTCATGAATTCAGCGGCGGCCAGCGCCAGCGGATCGGGATCGCCCGCGCCCTCGCGATGCAGCCCAAGCTGATCATCTGTGACGAAGCCGTCTCGGCGCTGGACGTCTCTATCCAGGCGCAGGTGCTCAATCTGCTCAAGAGTTTGCAGCGCCAGTTCAAGCTGACGTATTTGTTCATCTCCCACGATCTAGGGGTCGTCCGCCACATCTCCGACCGGATCATGGTGATGTACCTGGGAAAAATCGTGGAAATCGCCGACAAGAAGTCGCTGTTCGACAGCCCGCAGCATCCGTACACCCAGGCGCTGCTCTCCGCGATTCCCGTGCCGGACGTAAACCGCAAGCAGGAGAGGATCATCCTGCGCGGCGATGTGCCGTCGCCAATCAATCCACCCCAGGGATGCCGGTTCCACACCCGCTGCCCGTATGCGGTGGAGCGCTGCAAGACGGAAGCACCTGCCTTGACCAGCCTGCACGAGAGCCACCAGGTGGCCTGCCACCTCGTTCAGTAA
- a CDS encoding ABC transporter ATP-binding protein: MPGQQEKILDVRNLQTHFFTDDGVSKAVDGVDFSLNKGETLGLVGESGCGKSITSLSILRLIASPPGKIVGGEILFKGQDLLKKSEAQMRAIRGNDISMIFQEPMTSLNPVYTVGEQIAEVLRLHQNMGRKEAWDKAVEMLKLVGIPSPEKRATQEPHELSGGMRQRVMIAMALACRPEILIADEPTTALDVTIQAQILELMKKLQTELGMSIIMITHDLGVVAETCDRVAVMYAGKVVEYTTAKQLFEKPRHPYTVGLMNSLPRMDQDVEELQAIAGNVPSPFNMPAGCRFAPRCPHATELCHSRLPELLEQEDGSQVRCWIYTSEWDGTAKTATETGV, translated from the coding sequence ATGCCGGGACAACAAGAAAAAATCCTGGACGTTCGCAATCTGCAAACGCACTTTTTCACCGACGACGGCGTAAGCAAGGCTGTGGACGGCGTCGACTTCTCCCTGAACAAAGGAGAGACGCTGGGCCTCGTCGGCGAATCGGGCTGTGGGAAGAGCATTACATCCCTCTCCATCCTGCGGCTGATCGCCAGTCCGCCGGGAAAAATCGTCGGAGGAGAAATTCTCTTCAAGGGCCAGGACCTGTTGAAAAAGTCGGAAGCCCAGATGCGGGCCATTCGCGGCAACGATATCTCGATGATTTTCCAGGAGCCGATGACCTCGCTCAACCCGGTGTACACGGTCGGCGAACAAATCGCGGAAGTGCTGCGACTGCATCAAAACATGGGCCGCAAGGAAGCCTGGGACAAAGCGGTGGAAATGTTGAAGCTCGTCGGCATCCCATCCCCGGAAAAACGCGCGACCCAGGAGCCGCATGAACTGTCCGGCGGCATGCGCCAGCGCGTCATGATCGCCATGGCCCTCGCTTGCCGCCCGGAGATTCTCATCGCGGACGAACCGACGACCGCCCTCGACGTGACGATCCAGGCACAGATTCTCGAGTTGATGAAAAAGCTGCAGACGGAGCTGGGCATGAGCATTATCATGATCACGCACGATCTGGGGGTCGTCGCCGAGACGTGCGACCGGGTAGCCGTCATGTACGCCGGGAAAGTCGTCGAGTACACCACGGCGAAGCAGCTTTTCGAAAAGCCTCGCCATCCGTATACGGTCGGGCTGATGAATTCCCTCCCCCGCATGGATCAAGACGTGGAGGAATTGCAAGCGATCGCCGGCAATGTTCCCAGCCCCTTCAACATGCCTGCCGGATGCCGCTTCGCACCGCGCTGTCCGCACGCGACGGAGCTGTGCCACTCCCGGCTGCCAGAGCTGCTGGAGCAGGAAGACGGCAGCCAGGTACGCTGCTGGATCTACACCTCCGAGTGGGACGGTACAGCAAAAACGGCAACGGAAACGGGGGTATGA
- the nikB gene encoding nickel ABC transporter permease encodes MFVYIIRRLLQMIPVLLGVILVVFLIMQMVPGDPAVLLAGEGASAETIANIRTQLGLDQPVLIQYFHYVTDVFSGDLGTSLRSNLPVFDEIMARLPATIELAIASIFVTIVLGMIAGIISATKQYSAADITIMIVALLGVSLPSFWLGLSLIYYFSVKLHLFPVAGWGTWKHIVLPAVTLGTGGAAIVARMTRSSMLDVVRQDYIRTAKAKGLREQVIIYKHALKNALIPIITVVGLQFGYLLGGTVLVESVFAINGLGRLIVDAIRMRDLPVVQGGVLIASIIFVFVNLLVDVLYRYFNKRIDLN; translated from the coding sequence ATGTTCGTCTACATTATCCGTCGCTTGCTGCAGATGATTCCCGTCCTGCTCGGTGTCATTCTGGTCGTCTTCCTGATCATGCAGATGGTCCCGGGAGATCCGGCCGTCCTGCTGGCCGGCGAAGGCGCTTCGGCAGAAACCATCGCGAATATCCGCACGCAGCTCGGCCTGGATCAGCCGGTCCTGATCCAGTACTTCCATTACGTCACAGACGTGTTCTCCGGTGATTTGGGCACGTCGCTGCGCTCGAACCTGCCCGTGTTCGACGAAATCATGGCTCGTCTCCCTGCTACCATCGAGCTGGCCATCGCCAGCATTTTCGTCACGATCGTGCTCGGCATGATCGCGGGGATCATTTCCGCGACGAAGCAATATTCCGCGGCAGACATCACGATCATGATCGTCGCCCTGCTCGGGGTGTCTTTGCCCAGCTTTTGGCTCGGTCTGAGCCTCATTTACTACTTTTCGGTGAAGCTCCACCTCTTTCCCGTCGCCGGCTGGGGGACGTGGAAGCACATCGTGCTGCCTGCCGTCACGCTCGGCACTGGCGGGGCTGCGATTGTCGCCCGGATGACGCGCTCCAGCATGCTCGACGTCGTGCGGCAAGACTACATCCGCACCGCCAAAGCGAAAGGTCTGCGCGAGCAGGTCATCATCTACAAGCACGCGCTGAAAAACGCCCTGATTCCGATCATTACGGTCGTCGGGCTGCAATTTGGCTACCTCTTGGGCGGGACCGTCCTCGTCGAATCCGTCTTCGCGATCAACGGCCTGGGGCGTCTCATCGTCGACGCCATCCGCATGCGCGACTTGCCCGTCGTTCAGGGCGGCGTTCTCATAGCCTCGATCATTTTCGTCTTCGTCAACCTGCTCGTCGATGTGCTGTATCGCTACTTCAACAAACGAATTGACTTGAACTAA
- the nikC gene encoding nickel transporter permease: MKVEYASPANQATGPQTAPARAGRWRTFYRKLSKNKLAMVGGFIVLFYIAIALLAPLIAPHDPYAIDLAGKLKPPSSEHWMGTDDKGRDVLSRLLYGTRLSMSVGFVAVFIGAFFGIILGLLSGYYGKWVDTVISRVIDVLLAFPGILLSLAIVSALGPSLFNVMIAVGVFSIPVFARIVRGSTLTVKKLEYIDAIRSLGANDFTILFKHIFPNILSPIIVQATMRLATAILSAAGLSFLGLGAQPPLPEWGAMLSNGRDFLFTAPYLAMFPGLAISTLVLGFNIFGDGLRDALDPRMKQ; encoded by the coding sequence ATGAAGGTTGAGTACGCATCGCCAGCCAATCAAGCGACTGGTCCCCAAACTGCGCCGGCACGTGCAGGCAGGTGGCGGACCTTTTACCGCAAGCTGAGCAAAAACAAACTGGCCATGGTCGGCGGCTTCATCGTCTTGTTTTACATCGCGATCGCCTTGCTGGCCCCGCTGATCGCCCCTCATGATCCGTACGCCATCGATCTGGCAGGCAAGCTGAAACCGCCGTCATCCGAACACTGGATGGGCACCGACGACAAGGGCCGCGACGTTTTGAGCCGCTTGCTGTACGGTACCCGACTGTCGATGTCTGTCGGCTTTGTCGCCGTCTTTATCGGAGCGTTTTTCGGCATCATTCTCGGACTCTTGTCCGGCTATTACGGAAAATGGGTGGATACCGTCATCTCCCGTGTCATTGATGTTCTCCTGGCGTTTCCCGGTATCCTGCTTTCTCTGGCGATCGTCAGTGCGCTCGGTCCCAGCCTGTTCAACGTCATGATCGCGGTGGGGGTGTTTTCCATCCCCGTGTTCGCCCGGATCGTCCGCGGCTCGACCTTGACCGTAAAAAAGCTGGAGTATATCGACGCGATCCGTTCGCTCGGCGCCAATGATTTCACGATTCTTTTCAAACATATTTTTCCAAACATTCTGTCACCGATCATCGTGCAGGCAACCATGCGCCTGGCCACGGCGATTTTGTCGGCGGCGGGCCTGTCCTTCCTCGGACTTGGCGCCCAGCCTCCCCTGCCGGAGTGGGGCGCGATGCTGAGCAACGGGCGCGACTTCCTGTTTACGGCGCCGTACCTCGCCATGTTCCCTGGCCTTGCCATCTCGACGCTCGTATTGGGCTTCAACATCTTCGGAGACGGCCTGCGGGACGCTCTCGATCCGCGAATGAAACAATAG
- a CDS encoding amidohydrolase: MAVTFWLTNVRLETGYRRENGVVSGTETALFHILIKDGKFARIAPAQEMPQDGIPQRDAGGLLALPSFVEKHVHLDKTLLGEEWRAVIPVSSIIERCEIEKRVLPGLATTTQERAENLLGVLLSYGSTHVRTHVDIYPEAGIFNLEEVKKALATYQHLVSHEIVAFPQHGLLRTGAKGLLREALQQGATHVGGVDPATVDEDIEESLHQMMELAVEAGAGVDLHLHDPGHLGTFTMKRLAAMTVDAGWQGRVAISHAFALGDIPSAEAEEMATILREAGITIITSVPYSRVIPPVSLLHQNGVDVAVGCDNIFDTWQPYGNGDVLERLWRLAERSRWLDELSLSQSLRFITGGKTTLDAGGKQLWPAAGEDASLVLVEASCSAEAVARRVDRQAVISRGQLAAGQLDEVPAREA; this comes from the coding sequence ATGGCTGTTACCTTTTGGTTGACCAATGTTCGTCTGGAGACGGGCTATCGCCGCGAGAACGGCGTCGTCAGCGGGACGGAAACCGCTTTGTTTCACATCTTGATAAAAGACGGAAAATTTGCGCGGATCGCACCGGCACAAGAAATGCCGCAGGACGGTATTCCGCAGCGCGACGCAGGCGGTCTTCTGGCCTTGCCGTCCTTCGTGGAAAAACACGTGCATCTGGACAAGACACTCCTGGGAGAAGAGTGGCGGGCGGTCATTCCGGTATCCAGCATCATTGAGCGTTGCGAGATCGAAAAGCGCGTGCTGCCGGGACTTGCGACCACCACGCAGGAGAGGGCGGAAAATCTGCTCGGCGTCCTGCTTTCGTACGGTTCTACCCATGTACGGACGCATGTGGACATTTACCCGGAGGCAGGCATCTTTAACCTGGAGGAAGTCAAAAAGGCGCTCGCGACCTATCAGCATCTGGTTTCCCACGAGATCGTCGCATTCCCGCAGCACGGACTGCTACGCACCGGCGCAAAGGGATTGCTTCGAGAGGCGCTGCAACAGGGAGCGACCCATGTCGGCGGCGTCGACCCGGCCACCGTGGACGAGGATATCGAGGAATCGCTGCACCAAATGATGGAGCTGGCTGTAGAGGCCGGGGCGGGAGTCGACCTGCACCTGCACGATCCCGGGCATTTGGGGACGTTCACCATGAAGCGGCTGGCGGCGATGACCGTCGACGCAGGCTGGCAAGGGCGGGTGGCCATCAGCCATGCCTTCGCCCTCGGCGACATTCCGTCTGCAGAGGCAGAAGAGATGGCGACGATTTTGCGCGAGGCGGGGATCACCATCATCACGAGCGTGCCGTACAGCCGCGTCATTCCACCGGTATCTTTGCTGCACCAAAACGGCGTGGATGTGGCGGTCGGCTGCGACAACATCTTCGACACCTGGCAGCCGTACGGTAACGGCGACGTCCTGGAGCGTCTGTGGCGATTGGCTGAGCGTTCTCGCTGGCTGGATGAGCTGTCGCTTTCCCAGTCGCTGCGCTTTATCACTGGTGGAAAGACGACGCTGGACGCAGGGGGCAAACAGTTGTGGCCGGCAGCCGGAGAAGACGCCAGCCTCGTCCTCGTAGAGGCGAGCTGCTCGGCGGAGGCGGTGGCACGACGGGTGGACCGCCAAGCGGTAATCTCCCGCGGCCAGCTCGCAGCGGGGCAGCTGGATGAAGTGCCGGCCAGGGAGGCGTAA
- a CDS encoding amidohydrolase — protein MPSPYWIINARLECGYEWEQGAIRATRTELCDLLIENGKIGRIVPSREILEDGLPRVDARGLLILPSMAEKHIHLDKTYFGGPWKATTPVKNLFERHEEDRGLLPAHLRNSQQGAESIMSLLIDTGVTHVRTHCHVDPQVGLSFLERLLAAFDTFAGRLSHEIVAFPHYGMLRTEAASSVREALRHGATHVGGVDPGGVDGHIEKSLQTIFELAVEADADIDLHLHDPGHLGLFTIKRLAALTEEAGWQGRVTVSHALGLGDVSPEETREIALQLAALGISIASTVPINRPTIPIPLLHSTGVAVMLGNDSLTDNWTPFGTGDLLEKAGRLAERFRLTDERSLAAALGYVTEGRIPLDEEGSRQWPLPGDEASLMAVEASCSAEAVARRATRRVVLYQGTRVSGEW, from the coding sequence ATGCCATCCCCGTACTGGATCATCAATGCTCGCCTTGAGTGCGGTTACGAATGGGAGCAGGGGGCGATACGCGCTACTCGGACCGAGCTGTGTGATTTGCTGATCGAAAACGGAAAGATCGGCCGGATCGTGCCTTCCCGCGAGATTCTGGAGGACGGCTTGCCGAGAGTGGATGCCCGCGGGCTGCTCATCCTGCCGTCCATGGCGGAAAAGCACATTCATCTGGACAAGACCTACTTCGGCGGGCCGTGGAAGGCGACGACGCCGGTCAAAAACCTGTTCGAGCGGCACGAGGAGGACAGGGGGCTGCTGCCAGCCCATTTGCGAAATTCGCAGCAGGGAGCAGAGAGCATTATGTCGCTGCTGATCGATACCGGAGTCACTCACGTCCGTACCCATTGCCACGTCGATCCACAAGTAGGGCTCAGCTTTCTGGAAAGGCTGCTCGCGGCATTTGACACTTTCGCGGGGCGGCTGTCCCACGAGATCGTCGCATTTCCCCACTACGGCATGCTTCGTACCGAAGCGGCGAGTAGCGTACGCGAAGCGCTTCGGCATGGGGCTACACATGTAGGGGGCGTCGATCCGGGGGGTGTGGACGGACACATCGAGAAGTCACTGCAGACGATATTCGAGCTGGCTGTCGAGGCCGATGCGGACATTGACCTGCATTTGCACGACCCGGGCCATCTCGGGCTGTTCACCATCAAGCGGCTGGCTGCCTTGACGGAAGAAGCAGGCTGGCAAGGTCGCGTCACCGTCAGCCACGCGCTGGGGCTAGGAGACGTCTCGCCGGAGGAAACGCGAGAGATCGCCCTGCAGCTGGCCGCACTGGGGATCTCGATCGCATCCACGGTTCCGATCAACCGGCCGACTATACCGATCCCCTTGCTTCATTCGACAGGGGTAGCCGTCATGCTGGGCAACGACAGCCTCACCGACAACTGGACGCCGTTTGGGACCGGTGATTTGCTGGAAAAGGCAGGACGGCTCGCGGAGCGCTTTCGCCTCACGGACGAACGGTCGCTGGCTGCCGCTCTAGGATATGTCACAGAAGGCCGGATCCCGCTCGACGAGGAAGGCAGCCGGCAATGGCCTCTTCCCGGAGACGAGGCCAGCCTGATGGCGGTCGAGGCGTCTTGCTCGGCGGAGGCGGTCGCGAGGAGGGCCACGCGGCGAGTGGTGCTGTACCAGGGGACTCGCGTGTCGGGGGAGTGGTAA
- a CDS encoding amidohydrolase family protein, producing MVTSYWITNVRLESGYRKEQDKIVATQTEIAHLLIADGRIAQIEYGTEPPRTDLPKQDAAGLLALPSFRDMHIHIDKTYYGGPWKAVTPIKTILDRLAEEAQLMTQLLPTAQERAEKMLALLLSAGTTHVRTHCNIDPYIGLKNLEATLMAIETFRGKMSCEIVAFPQQGLLRSNQVENIRQALKMGATYVGGVDPATVDQNIEKSLATVFELAVEADAPIDLHLHDPDYLGIFTFKRLARMTEEAGWKGRVTISHANSLADISLAEAGEVAEMLAEQGISITSTVPVVKPTIPIPLLREKGVAVSLGDDSITDHWSPFGQGDSLEKAGRLAERFRMQDERSLSQALGFITGGKTPLDKEGSRQWPNVGDEADIVFLHAASAGEAVARRSKRQAVMFKGNVVHGSLH from the coding sequence ATGGTTACGAGCTATTGGATCACCAACGTTCGCTTGGAGAGCGGATACCGCAAGGAACAGGATAAAATCGTCGCGACCCAGACGGAAATCGCCCATCTTTTGATCGCGGACGGCCGGATCGCGCAAATCGAATACGGGACAGAGCCGCCCCGGACGGATCTTCCGAAGCAAGATGCAGCCGGACTTCTCGCTCTGCCTTCTTTCCGGGATATGCACATTCACATCGACAAGACGTACTACGGAGGGCCGTGGAAAGCCGTCACGCCGATCAAGACGATTCTCGACCGGTTGGCGGAGGAAGCCCAGCTGATGACCCAGCTGCTGCCGACAGCGCAGGAGCGGGCGGAAAAAATGCTGGCGCTTTTGCTCTCGGCCGGGACGACGCACGTCCGGACACATTGCAACATCGATCCGTACATCGGATTGAAAAACCTGGAGGCGACACTTATGGCCATCGAGACATTCCGCGGAAAGATGAGCTGCGAGATCGTCGCATTTCCGCAGCAGGGGCTCCTGCGCAGCAACCAGGTGGAAAATATCCGCCAGGCGCTGAAAATGGGCGCGACCTACGTGGGCGGCGTCGACCCGGCCACAGTGGACCAAAACATCGAAAAGTCGCTGGCTACCGTGTTTGAGCTGGCAGTGGAGGCGGACGCGCCGATCGACCTGCACCTGCACGATCCCGACTACCTGGGCATTTTTACCTTCAAACGGCTTGCGAGGATGACGGAAGAGGCAGGCTGGAAGGGACGAGTCACCATCAGCCATGCCAACTCGCTGGCGGACATCAGTTTGGCTGAAGCGGGGGAAGTCGCCGAGATGCTCGCGGAGCAGGGCATTTCCATCACGAGCACGGTACCAGTCGTCAAGCCGACGATTCCGATCCCCCTGCTGCGCGAAAAAGGCGTGGCGGTCTCGCTCGGGGACGACAGCATTACGGACCACTGGTCGCCGTTCGGGCAGGGAGACAGTCTGGAAAAAGCGGGAAGGCTCGCGGAGCGCTTCCGGATGCAGGATGAGCGTTCCCTTTCCCAGGCGCTTGGCTTCATCACCGGAGGCAAGACGCCGCTGGACAAAGAGGGCAGCCGCCAGTGGCCCAACGTCGGAGACGAGGCTGACATCGTCTTCCTGCACGCCGCTTCGGCAGGGGAGGCCGTAGCGCGCCGCAGCAAGCGCCAGGCGGTCATGTTCAAAGGGAATGTCGTACACGGTTCGCTGCACTAG